The Cydia fagiglandana chromosome 4, ilCydFagi1.1, whole genome shotgun sequence genome has a window encoding:
- the LOC134663878 gene encoding mRNA cap guanine-N7 methyltransferase, producing the protein MTSTVDDGAEHTARNDLIDHAGDGDNSENNGTAPPVSITQGEEHASVVAAHYNHLEEKGLKERFNSPIFYLRNFNNWVKSVLIQEYTDKIREKDYGRPLRVLDICCGKGGDLSKWQKARVERAVFADIAEVSVQQCQTRYEDLRRRCGRLFAAEFIAADCTKDTLRDKYHDPSINFDIVSCQFGLHYSFESLAQARRMLTNISECLKPDGYFFGTIPNAYEIVSRAQKSPDGAFGNKIYNIKLLFDPKEGYPLFGAKYDFHLEGVVDCPEFLVNFQLFVKLAAEHGLELVYSAGFADFYKDHCEKYKTLLNRIMCFESYPAPPGKELIGEETDYNHAKEHWEQMEKKSERDRIGTMSQREWEAATIYMAFAFKKLKSTWDTNGKPVYSKSSADQSKSK; encoded by the exons ATGACCAGTACAGTGGATGATGGTGCTGAACATACAGCTAGAAATGATTTGATAGATCATGCCGGTGATGGTGATAACTCTGAAAACAATGGAACAGCGCCACCGGTTTCTATTACTCAAGGCGAGGAGCATGCTTCCGTCGTGGCGGCACATTACAATCACCTCGAAGAGAAGGGACTGAAGGAAAGGTTTAACTCTCCTATATTTTACTTGAGAAATTTTAACAATTGGGTGAAAAGTGTTCTTATACAAGAATATACTGATAAAATAAGGGAAAAAGATTATGGAAGACCGTTAAGAGTTCTCGACATTTGCTGTGGAAAAGGTGGTGATTTAAGTAAATGGCAGAAAGCTAGAGTAGAACGTGCAGTGTTTGCAGACATTGCTGAGGTTTCAGTGCAACAATGCCAGACGCGCTATGAAGACCTGCGGCGCCGCTGCGGGCGGCTCTTTGCCGCGGAGTTCATTGCTGCAGACTGCACCAAAGATACTTTGAGGGACAAGTACCATGACCCATCAATCAATTTTGATattgtcagttgtcaatttgGACTACATTATAGTTTTGAGAGTTTAGCACAAGCTCGTAGAATGTTGACCAACATATCTGAGTGCTTGAAACCAGATGGGTATTTTTTTGGAACTATTCCTAATGCTTATGAAATAGTGTCACGAGCACAGAAATCACCTGATGGAGCTTTTGGAAACAAAATCTACAACATTAAACTGCTGTTTGACCCGAAGGAAGGCTATCCATTATTCGGAGCCAAATATGATTTTCATTTGGAAGGAGTAGTAGACTGTCCTGAGTTTCTGGTCAATTTTCAATTGTTTGTTAAACTTGCCGCAGAGCATGGCTTAGAACTTGTTTACAGTGCTGGGTTTGCAGATTTTTATAAAGACCACTGTGAAAAATACAAAACACTGTTGAACAGAATCATGTGTTTTGAAAGTTATCCTGCACCACCTGGCAAGGAGCTTATCGGAGAAGAGACTGAttataatcatgctaaagaacatTGGGAACAAATGGAGAAGAAGTCTGAGAGAGATAGGATTGGGACTATGAGCCAGAGGGAATGGGAAGCTGCAA CTATCTACATGGCGTTTGCATTCAAAAAACTGAAGAGTACTTGGGACACCAATGGAAAACCAGTGTATAGCAAAAGTTCAGCAGATCAATCAAAAAGTAAATGA